Genomic DNA from Acidobacteriota bacterium:
GTGCTGCCCGGTCGTCCTGACCGCAACCGCGATGAACCCGAACCCCCGCGTGCCTCCCGTCGTGAGCGGCCCAGAGCCCCTCGAACGAGCGATGCTGTCGGCCATCGGGACCCGGAAGCCGCCCGAAAGCTGGCTGGTCGACGACGCCGAGGCAGCAAGGCACGGTACCCCGCCACCGGTAATCTGGAATACAAGAGAGCTGGTAGTGACCGGCGTGACCGCGACGCACGCACTGATCATGGCGCTACACCGGCCCGCCGACTACGCGGCAGGTGAACTCGAAGCGTTGACGGCGAAAGCCGCACCCAACAGCAGCGCAAGAATGCGGAAGGCATTCGAAAACGCAACCGCCAAAGAGCTGCCACAGGACGCGGAGCGCTGGTTGCACTACCTGCCGGAAGACAACGGACAAGCCGATGCGGGGGAACAGCGGTCCAAAGGTCTCGACGAACCCGAGACGGGAAATCCGACAACGCTCCAAGCTATCGCCGCAGACATCAGGATCGGAGTCGAACAGAGGTCGATAAAAAGACTGCTGATGCGAGGAGTCGCCCGAAACACACTCGGGATGGCACCCGCCGATCGGAGACACGAACTCAACGTCGAGCCGCCGCTAACCGGAACCAAATGGGACCCGTTCCTCGCCACCATGGCAGAACACGTCGCATGGTTACATGACGAAGCCACGCCGGCGTGGGTGAACCGACCGACGCGGTTCGCGGACCCGCCCGTGAACCACATGATATTCCGCCACTCCGACGGCTTTTGCTCCGGACCAGCTGCTTTCATCCGCCACGGGACCTTGGCGGATCCGCGGGACCTGGACCCGAGGGGAGGCGAATATGTCGACTGGACGAGACGGCAGCAAGAAGTTGGGAAAGGAGGAACTCTGGAAGCTCCTCGAGGAACTCAACGACCGACTGGCTGACCAGGACGTTCACGCGGAGCTGTACATCATCGGCGGAAGCGCGATGGCCCTCGGCTACGACGAGGACCGGACGACGATGGACGTCGACTGCCGCATCGGCGAGAGCGCGCACGAAGTGCACGAAGCCGCACAGGCAATCGCGCAGGAGCACGGGCTGGCGAAGGACTGGCTGAACGAAGCCGCGGAACAAACGTTCATGATTCCCGAAGAGCCGGACACCGCGCAACGAACAGTGTTCGCCGAACCCAACCTGATCGTCACGATCGCGTCACCGGAGAGAATGATCGCAATGAAAACAGCAGCCGGCAGGAGTATCGACTTGAAGGATGGGGCTGTTCCAGTGCCAGTCCAGCGCGAGGAGATCGGCGCTCTTCGCGGAGATCGCGTTTACCGCGCTCTCGAGCGCCGTCGGCGCCTTGCTTCCCGCCTTGATCACGTCGAAGACGTCCCGCGGCAGCCGCATGTCGGCGCGCCCGAGCTTGCCGCGCAGGATCTGCGCAGTTGACAGGACGGTCTGGACCCTGCCCTGGACGGTCCGCTCTTCTTCTCCGGCGCCGATTTCCAGTTCGTGGGCCCACAGGTCCAGGCCGCGCTTGCCGCCGTCGAATGCGACCCGCCAGAGCTTTAGGTCGGGGTGGTACACGGGCGTTCCGCCCAGGGCCTTCAGCCGCGTCTCGAACTGTGACGGGTCTCCCTGGTCGGCCTGCAGTCTCCCCAGCGTGGTCTCGCGATCCAGGGTGAGATCGATGTCGAAGCTCTCGCGGTGTTGCCATCTGGCGGCCAGGATCGTTCCGCCGCCGATGCGGTACCGTGCCGGCTCTTTTGCCAGGCTTGCCAGTCCGTCGTCGACGACGTCGCGGACCATTGCCCACAGTTCGGCGGCAGCGGCGGGCAGCCTCAGCTCGGGCGGTTCGTTCACCGCGCCCATCCGTTGATCCAGCGCGCGGCGTGGCACTGCGCGTGTCCGGCGCGGTGCAGTGCGGTCACGAGCTCGCGGATCGTGTAGGCCCGTTCGGCCCAGGCCGTGATCAGCTCACGCCAGTCGGCTTCCCGCGCGAAGGCTCCGAGGATCGCCTGCTGACGTGCGTTCGGTTCCGGCGCCCGTATGGCGTCGTGGAACTCGGCGGCTGTCGGCGGATCGT
This window encodes:
- a CDS encoding nucleotidyl transferase AbiEii/AbiGii toxin family protein, translating into MGAVNEPPELRLPAAAAELWAMVRDVVDDGLASLAKEPARYRIGGGTILAARWQHRESFDIDLTLDRETTLGRLQADQGDPSQFETRLKALGGTPVYHPDLKLWRVAFDGGKRGLDLWAHELEIGAGEEERTVQGRVQTVLSTAQILRGKLGRADMRLPRDVFDVIKAGSKAPTALESAVNAISAKSADLLALDWHWNSPILQVDTPAGCCFHCDHSLR